A single window of Anaerocolumna chitinilytica DNA harbors:
- a CDS encoding pyridoxamine 5'-phosphate oxidase family protein encodes MLNEKLLEVISHEGVVAIVSCSNNEAHVVNTWHSFLSVTEDGRILLPAGGMRRTQKNIEANNKVKVTLGSKEVMGHQHPGAGFLIEGTAKFLIEGPDFDMVKKKFPFLSRVLEITVTTAKQTL; translated from the coding sequence ATGTTGAATGAAAAATTGCTTGAAGTTATATCACATGAAGGTGTAGTAGCTATAGTATCTTGTAGTAACAATGAGGCACATGTGGTTAATACTTGGCATTCATTTCTTAGTGTTACTGAAGATGGCAGGATATTATTACCTGCAGGAGGCATGAGAAGAACTCAAAAAAACATAGAAGCAAATAATAAAGTTAAAGTTACTTTAGGTAGCAAAGAGGTTATGGGACATCAACATCCTGGAGCAGGATTTTTAATAGAAGGAACTGCAAAATTCCTTATAGAGGGTCCAGACTTTGATATGGTGAAGAAAAAATTTCCTTTCTTAAGTAGAGTATTAGAGATAACAGTTACCACTGCTAAGCAAACATTATAG
- a CDS encoding GNAT family N-acetyltransferase codes for MGEDLITIKELTEEEQWKDAFLVMKQLLTDLDEKKYLQLIKEMHKEGYKMFALFEKGKIVVVTGVIQLTNLYYGKHIWVYDLITDESKRSRGYGEKLLIYIQTWGKENGCGIVALSSGFERASAHRFYENKMAYTKSSYVFRTQV; via the coding sequence ATGGGCGAGGACTTAATAACAATTAAAGAATTAACCGAAGAAGAGCAGTGGAAAGATGCTTTTTTAGTAATGAAACAGTTACTAACTGATTTGGATGAGAAAAAATATTTACAACTTATAAAAGAAATGCATAAAGAAGGCTATAAAATGTTTGCCCTATTTGAAAAAGGGAAAATTGTTGTAGTTACAGGTGTAATCCAGCTTACAAACTTATATTATGGAAAACATATATGGGTTTATGACTTAATCACCGATGAAAGTAAAAGGTCAAGAGGATATGGAGAAAAACTTTTAATATATATACAAACTTGGGGTAAGGAAAATGGATGTGGCATAGTAGCACTTTCTTCTGGCTTCGAAAGAGCCAGTGCACATAGATTTTATGAAAATAAGATGGCATATACCAAATCAAGTTATGTTTTTAGAACACAAGTTTAA
- a CDS encoding class I SAM-dependent methyltransferase has translation MENKKIHEVNKTYWNMTADDWFGVTALPEYGVQFVTENELHLFGDVTGKTMLEVGCGSGHSLKYHADRNAGELWGLDISQKQLENAQRFLSENNYSPKLICSPMEDECGIPQNYFDIVYSIYAMGWATDLKKVFQRISSYLKKDGIFIFSWKHPLHGCTIVDDGKLVFKKSYFDEEWHSQIVDGMEILLPNRKISTYINALADTGFIVERMIEQTDEKTLQLKEEVDDRSRKAQKLPLSFVFKARKA, from the coding sequence ATGGAAAATAAAAAGATACATGAAGTTAATAAAACATATTGGAATATGACTGCTGATGATTGGTTTGGTGTAACGGCTCTTCCTGAATATGGAGTTCAGTTTGTTACAGAAAATGAGTTGCATTTATTTGGTGATGTAACCGGGAAAACAATGCTCGAGGTTGGTTGTGGGAGTGGACATTCATTAAAATATCATGCAGATAGAAACGCTGGTGAGTTATGGGGACTTGATATTTCACAAAAGCAACTTGAAAACGCTCAAAGGTTTCTTTCTGAAAATAATTATTCTCCAAAACTGATATGTTCTCCCATGGAAGATGAATGTGGGATACCACAAAACTATTTTGATATAGTTTATTCAATATATGCAATGGGATGGGCAACTGACTTAAAAAAGGTGTTTCAACGTATTTCTTCCTATTTAAAAAAGGATGGTATTTTTATATTTAGTTGGAAACATCCTTTACACGGTTGTACTATAGTGGATGATGGAAAACTTGTTTTTAAGAAAAGTTATTTTGATGAAGAATGGCATAGTCAAATAGTTGATGGTATGGAAATATTATTACCCAATAGAAAGATTTCAACATATATAAACGCTCTAGCAGACACTGGGTTTATTGTCGAACGTATGATAGAGCAAACTGATGAAAAAACCTTACAGCTGAAAGAAGAAGTTGATGATAGGTCGAGAAAGGCACAAAAACTGCCATTATCTTTTGTCTTTAAAGCAAGAAAGGCATAG
- the trhA gene encoding PAQR family membrane homeostasis protein TrhA encodes MAQFLKHPKDPGSAITHFIGMLMAVFSAFPLLYKASRTPDKTGILALGIFALSMILLYTASTVYHTFDLSDKVNRILKKFDHMMIFILIAGTYTPICLIPLKGKVGTTLLIIIWSMAILGIVLKAFWVYCPKWVSSVIYIIMGWTCVLAFSPILSTLPIEGFNWLLAGGIIYTVGGIIYALKLPIFNSRHKNFGSHEIFHLFCIGGTVCHFILMYKFIAGNIF; translated from the coding sequence ATGGCTCAGTTTCTTAAACACCCAAAAGACCCTGGAAGCGCAATCACTCACTTTATCGGCATGCTTATGGCTGTCTTTTCTGCTTTTCCTTTATTGTACAAAGCTTCCAGGACACCTGATAAAACCGGTATCTTAGCGCTTGGCATCTTTGCCCTTAGTATGATATTACTTTATACCGCAAGCACAGTATATCATACCTTTGATTTGTCTGACAAGGTGAACCGGATACTTAAAAAATTCGATCACATGATGATCTTTATATTAATTGCAGGGACCTACACACCTATTTGTCTAATTCCTTTAAAAGGAAAAGTAGGAACAACCCTTTTAATCATTATATGGAGTATGGCCATCCTGGGAATCGTATTAAAGGCCTTTTGGGTTTATTGTCCCAAATGGGTATCCTCCGTTATTTATATCATTATGGGCTGGACTTGCGTATTAGCATTTTCTCCTATATTAAGCACCTTGCCTATTGAAGGCTTTAACTGGCTGTTAGCAGGTGGTATTATCTACACCGTAGGCGGAATCATTTATGCTCTAAAGCTGCCCATATTTAACAGCCGCCACAAGAATTTCGGTTCCCATGAGATATTCCACCTCTTTTGTATCGGCGGAACTGTATGCCACTTTATCTTAATGTATAAGTTCATCGCCGGGAATATTTTTTAA
- the pdxR gene encoding MocR-like pyridoxine biosynthesis transcription factor PdxR, with translation MIVLDNDSRVPLYLQIYEQLKEDIISGQLLEGCKLYSTRTLATTLNVSRNTVESAYLQLSSEGYVTSKAGSGFIVEKLDSEFITKLKRDNSVNNEKYINTTLPNMNSDNNYKYNFKYGKLNASDFPLRLWRRISNKCLASIDAEVMTSYTSSKGEKELRMEIMDYLNKSRGVSCTAEQVIITSGFELCLSLLCQMFKNDFSKVALEDPGYIGARKIFNNNGYDVVPISLDKSGINITELENSSTNIVYVTPSHQFPTGSVMPIQKRLQLLDWARRENGIIIEDDYDSEFRYSSRPIPSIQGIDSKGCVIYIGTFSKSLSPSLRLNYMVLPQSLLELYDKLFISYQTSVPVVEQKIIQQFMHLGHWDSHLRKISLLNKRRHDTLIYSIHKFMGNNVIIHGKNAGLHILLELNNGLSEEEIIEKAKEYGVLVSPVSTYWLRKDKYPNNMVFLGFSGMTDSEIAEGIDLLSKAWFSK, from the coding sequence ATGATTGTTCTAGATAACGATTCAAGAGTTCCACTATATTTGCAAATTTATGAGCAGTTAAAAGAAGATATAATTTCAGGACAGCTTTTAGAAGGCTGTAAGCTATATTCGACACGAACGCTTGCAACAACATTAAATGTCAGTAGAAATACAGTAGAAAGTGCCTATCTACAACTTTCATCTGAAGGATATGTTACTAGTAAAGCAGGCAGCGGGTTTATAGTTGAAAAACTAGATAGTGAGTTTATCACTAAGTTAAAGCGAGATAACTCTGTCAATAATGAAAAATACATAAATACTACTTTACCTAATATGAATTCTGATAATAATTATAAGTATAATTTCAAATATGGAAAGTTAAATGCTTCTGATTTTCCTTTGCGCTTATGGAGAAGGATATCAAATAAATGCTTGGCCTCTATAGATGCCGAGGTTATGACATCTTATACTAGCAGTAAAGGCGAAAAAGAATTACGAATGGAAATAATGGATTATTTAAATAAGTCAAGAGGTGTCTCCTGTACCGCAGAACAGGTTATTATTACTTCAGGCTTTGAGCTGTGTTTAAGTTTATTATGTCAGATGTTCAAAAACGATTTTTCTAAAGTAGCTTTAGAAGATCCTGGCTACATTGGTGCAAGAAAAATTTTTAACAATAACGGGTATGATGTTGTTCCAATTAGCTTAGACAAGAGTGGAATAAATATTACTGAATTAGAAAATAGTTCTACAAATATTGTATATGTGACCCCCTCACACCAATTTCCGACTGGATCAGTGATGCCAATTCAAAAAAGATTGCAATTATTAGATTGGGCAAGAAGAGAAAATGGAATTATAATTGAAGATGATTATGATAGTGAATTTCGTTACAGTTCAAGGCCAATCCCTTCTATACAAGGGATTGATTCAAAAGGTTGTGTTATATATATTGGTACTTTTTCAAAGTCGTTGTCTCCAAGCTTGCGGTTGAATTATATGGTATTACCCCAATCATTACTAGAATTGTATGATAAACTTTTTATTAGCTACCAAACCTCAGTTCCAGTAGTCGAGCAAAAAATAATCCAACAATTTATGCATTTAGGACATTGGGATAGTCATCTGCGTAAAATATCTCTTCTAAACAAAAGAAGACATGATACTTTAATCTACTCTATTCATAAATTTATGGGAAACAATGTCATTATTCATGGTAAAAATGCAGGTTTGCATATCTTGCTAGAATTAAATAATGGATTATCAGAAGAAGAGATAATAGAAAAGGCTAAAGAATATGGTGTTCTAGTCTCTCCTGTATCTACATATTGGTTACGCAAGGATAAATATCCTAATAATATGGTTTTTCTTGGCTTTAGTGGAATGACTGACAGTGAGATTGCTGAAGGTATTGATTTACTTAGTAAAGCATGGTTTAGTAAATAA
- a CDS encoding DUF951 domain-containing protein, whose translation MDIRVGDIVKLKKQHPCGSSLWEVLRIGMDFRLKCEGCGHQIMVPRKLVEKNLRQLIRKEEENKEIQK comes from the coding sequence ATGGATATTAGAGTCGGAGATATTGTAAAACTAAAAAAACAGCATCCTTGCGGAAGCAGTTTGTGGGAAGTATTGCGTATCGGAATGGATTTTCGATTAAAATGCGAAGGCTGCGGCCATCAGATCATGGTTCCGAGAAAATTAGTAGAAAAAAACTTAAGACAATTAATTCGAAAAGAGGAAGAGAATAAAGAAATTCAAAAATAG
- a CDS encoding NADH peroxidase yields the protein MKKFVCQVCGYVHEGDSAPEQCPVCKAPSTKFAEQSDDFTWASEHVVGVAQGVSEDILKDLRDNFNGECCEVGMYLAMARVAHREGYPEIGMYYEKAAFEEAEHAAKFAELLGEVLTSSTKKNLELRVAAENGATAGKTDLAKRAKAANLDAIHDTVHEMARDEARHGKAFAGLLARYFG from the coding sequence ATGAAGAAATTTGTCTGTCAGGTATGTGGTTATGTTCATGAAGGAGATTCAGCACCGGAGCAATGTCCCGTTTGTAAGGCACCCTCTACTAAGTTCGCTGAACAAAGCGATGATTTTACATGGGCTTCTGAACATGTAGTAGGTGTTGCACAAGGTGTTAGTGAAGATATCTTAAAAGATTTAAGAGATAACTTTAACGGAGAATGCTGTGAAGTAGGCATGTACTTAGCAATGGCAAGAGTGGCACATAGAGAAGGATATCCTGAGATTGGTATGTATTATGAAAAAGCTGCTTTTGAAGAAGCAGAGCATGCTGCTAAGTTTGCAGAGCTCCTGGGCGAAGTACTCACCTCCAGTACCAAGAAGAATCTTGAGCTGAGAGTTGCTGCCGAGAATGGCGCTACTGCAGGAAAGACAGATCTTGCAAAACGTGCAAAGGCTGCTAATCTGGATGCTATTCATGACACTGTTCACGAGATGGCAAGAGATGAAGCAAGACACGGCAAGGCATTTGCTGGTTTATTAGCAAGATATTTTGGTTAA
- a CDS encoding Fur family transcriptional regulator, with translation MTTTKFSRQRESIKNYLATTKEHPTADMVYDNIRKVYPNISLGTVYRNLNFLVEQGSIIKISYGDGSDRFDGNVLPHYHFVCKECSAVEDITLPEGATEYLLKSATENFDGTIDASSTYFFGVCGKCLKNSKE, from the coding sequence ATGACTACAACTAAGTTCAGCCGGCAAAGGGAATCTATTAAGAATTACCTCGCCACTACAAAAGAGCACCCAACAGCTGATATGGTGTATGATAATATTCGGAAGGTATATCCAAATATCAGTCTTGGAACGGTCTATCGTAACCTAAACTTTCTTGTTGAGCAAGGGTCCATCATTAAGATTTCATATGGTGATGGCAGCGACCGCTTTGACGGTAATGTCTTACCTCATTATCATTTTGTTTGTAAGGAATGTTCAGCAGTGGAAGATATTACTTTACCCGAAGGTGCAACAGAATACCTATTGAAATCTGCCACAGAGAATTTTGATGGTACCATAGATGCCAGCAGCACCTACTTTTTTGGGGTTTGCGGTAAATGTCTTAAGAATAGCAAAGAATAA